The following are from one region of the Gossypium hirsutum isolate 1008001.06 chromosome D03, Gossypium_hirsutum_v2.1, whole genome shotgun sequence genome:
- the LOC107932356 gene encoding LOW QUALITY PROTEIN: disease resistance protein RPV1 (The sequence of the model RefSeq protein was modified relative to this genomic sequence to represent the inferred CDS: inserted 1 base in 1 codon): MAMSEISRCSYHVFLSFRGEDTRKSFTDHLYTALVHLGIQTFRDDEEIERGNNIKDEIEKAILHHSKISIVVFSKNYAASTWCLNELVMILEHKKSSKHSVLPVFYDVDPSQVKNQTGSYAEAFTQHEQNFKSMVQRWRNALKEVADIGGMVLQDRHESQFIQDIVKEVQNKLHPISLYVPPYLVGIDSIVTQINQWLEQDGANKVGIATICGIGGIGKTTIAKVVYNQNISRFESFSFLAQVRETSQDCNGLVRLQRQLISDLLKGKSHKIYNIDNGINKIKEIVCCRRVLLVLDDVDELEXIRKLMGTQIPFHPGSKIIITSRNRCLLNAHFISQMFDLEASTSCGGLSKLFEVKELASSESLQLFNWYAFGHNSVPESSMAYARSLVKHCGGLPLALQVLGSSLSSKSVSSWKSALEKLEEIPNSKIQEILRISYDSLEDDHDKNFFLDIVCLFIGKDRDYMTTILDGCDYYTTIGIENLVGRSLLIINEKNKLMMHQMIRDMGREIIRQESSDIGKRSRLWHKNAFDVIREKIGSRTVKCLTIDLKGLLEDKAKRTNTTLHFPKHSKSQFLMANDVDMETQAFAKMKRLKLLQLDYVRLKGDFKDFPKRLRWLRWHGFCMQSFPVDFDINELVVLDMRNSKLKQVWKDTECLPNLKILNLNHSHSLLKTPTVSGLPSLEKLMLKDCINLVEVDQSIGELKMLTFLNLKDCTSLRKLPRTIGSLISLEELILSGCSRLDDVPRELHNMESLKVLNLDETAIYQSRLGLQWLLQKRSKGLGFSWASLPGSLVKLSLGSCKLSNDVMPNALCNLASLKSLNLSRNPIHYLPESLKNLTKLDELLLTSCTELQKIPKLPVLPNVFEFLTVSPFKGYGAILPCFFSSTRCDIFGCEKLTEVEDLFKLEPIENFEAEEIRRLFNVDSINRNRLPLYSYLTDSIMLATPQVLQECGITSTFFIGSEVPSGFKHGTNEHQISFFLPTPSHPDEKIHQFSLCIVFSVASDQMLELLPSVHIFNETKMIMQRYRSSFIGIPETNDNTMLWLIHWPVTDCQFEGGDLVSCMVVPIHLSIRKFGVTYESEHNIRYEYGFSHLSTGDEVSTRNIKMDLTKHLPSLESYGNVKVQLCSYIEESKVVASPQVLYDYGIITTFDPLPFDYHGHYFGHQAGKTEVSISVPQNLVER; this comes from the exons atggCAATGTCAGAAATCTCGCGATGTAGTTATCATGTATTCTTGAGTTTTAGAGGTGAAGATACGCGCAAAAGTTTCACGGATCATCTTTACACAGCTTTGGTGCACTTAGGAATTCAAACATTTAGAGATGATGAGGAAATCGAGAGAGGGAATAACATAAAAGATGAAATTGAAAAAGCAATACTACACCACTCCAAAATTTCTATCGTTGTTTTCTCAAAGAATTATGCTGCATCCACATGGTGTCTTAACGAACTTGTAATGATATTGGAGCACAAGAAATCCTCTAAACATAGTGTGTTGCCAGTTTTCTATGATGTGGATCCGAGTCAAGTCAAGAACCAGACGGGAAGTTATGCAGAAGCATTTACCCAACATGAACAAAACTTCAAGTCCATGGTACAAAGATGGAGGAATGCTTTAAAAGAAGTTGCAGATATAGGAGGCATGGTTCTACAAGACAG GCATGAATCACAATTTATTCAAGATATTGTTAAAGAAGTTCAAaataaacttcatcctatttcttTGTATGTCCCTCCTTATTTAGTTGGAATAGATTCTATCGTGACACAAATTAATCAATGGTTAGAACAAGATGGAGCAAATAAAGTTGGCATTGCAACTATTTGTGGCATTGGAGGCATTGGGAAGACAACCATTGCCAAAGTTGTTTACAATCAAAACATCTCGAGGTTTGAAAGTTTTAGCTTCCTTGCTCAAGTTAGAGAAACAAGTCAAGATTGTAATGGCTTAGTTCGTTTGCAAAGACAACTTATTTCAGATCTCCTTAAAGGAAAATCGCATAAAATATACAATATAGATAATGGAATTAACAAGATCAAAGAAATTGTATGTTGTAGAAGAGTTCTTCTTGTTCTTGATGATGTTGATGAAttgg aaataagaaaattaatgggAACTCAAATTCCTTTTCATCCGGGAAGTAAAATCATCATAACTAGTAGAAACCGATGCCTATTGAATGCACATTTTATAAGCCAAATGTTTGATTTGGAAGCATCAACTAGCTGTGGAGGCTTAAGCAAGCTATTTGAAGTAAAAGAATTAGCTTCAAGTGAATCGCTACAACTTTTTAATTGGTATGCTTTTGGTCATAACTCTGTGCCTGAAAGTTCGATGGCATATGCAAGAAGTTTAGTGAAACACTGTGGTGGGCTTCCGTTAGCTCTTCAAGTTTTGGGCTCTTCATTATCTAGCAAAAGTGTGAGTTCTTGGAAAAGTGCATTGGAGAAATTGGAAGAAATCCCTAACAGCAAAATTCAAGAGATTCTAAGAATAAGCTATGATTCTTTGGAAGACGATCATGACAAAAATTTTTTCCTTGACATAGTTTGTTTATTCATTGGGAAGGATAGAGATTACATGACTACAATTTTAGATGGTTGTGATTATTATACAACAATTGGAATTGAAAATCTAGTAGGTAGGTCTCTCTTaatcattaatgaaaaaaataagctAATGATGCACCAAATGATTAGAGATATGGGACGAGAAATTATTCGTCAAGAATCTTCTGATATTGGGAAACGAAGCAGATTGTGGCATAAGAACGCGTTTGATGTAATAAGAGAAAAAATT GGTTCCAGAACAGTTAAGTGCCTCACAATTGACCTAAAAGGGTTGCTAGAAGACAAGGCTAAAAGGACAAATACAACTCTACATTTTCCAAAGCATTCCAAAAGTCAGTTTCTGATGGCAAATGATGTTGATATGGAAACTCAAGCATTTGCAAAGATGAAGAGACTTAAACTGCTTCAACTGGATTATGTAAGACTTAAAGGAGACTTCAAAGACTTTCCCAAAAGATTAAGATGGTTACGTTGGCATGGGTTTTGTATGCAATCTTTTCCGGTGGATTTCGATATCAATGAACTAGTTGTTCTCGACATGCGCAACAGTAAGCTTAAACAAGTTTGGAAGGATACAGAG TGTCTCCCAAATTTAAAGATCCTTAATCTCAACCATTCACATAGCCTTCTTAAAACCCCAACCGTTTCAGGACTCCCTAGCCTTGAGAAGTTGATGCTCAAAGATTGCATAAATTTGGTGGAAGTTGATCAATCCATTGGTGAGCTAAAGATGCTTACTTTCTTGAACCTTAAAGATTGCACAAGTCTTAGGAAACTTCCAAGGACAATTGGTTCATTAATATCACTTGAAGAGCTTATCTTATCTGGTTGTTCAAGACTTGATGATGTTCCTAGGGAGTTGCATAATATGGAATCATTGAAGGTGCTTAATTTAGATGAAACTGCCATATATCAATCAAGATTGGGGTTGCAGTGGCTTTTACAGAAAAGAAGCAAAGGATTGGGTTTCTCTTGGGCATCTCTACCGGGCTCTTTGGTAAAGTTAAGCCTTGGAAGTTGCAAATTATCTAATGATGTCATGCCCAATGCTCTTTGTAACTTGGCTTCCTTGAAATCCTTAAATTTAAGTAGAAACCCAATTCATTACCTACCCGAAAGCTTAAAAAACCTTACAAAACTTGATGAGCTTCTACTGACTTCTTGCACTGAACTCCAAAAGATTCCAAAGCTTCCAGTCTTGCCCAATGTTTTTGAGTTCTTGACAGTATCTCCATTTAAAGGATATGGGGCAATTCTTCCATGCTTCTTTTCTTCCACACGATGTGATATTTTTGGATGTGAAAAATTGACGGAGGTTGAAGATCTATTCAAGTTGGAaccaattgaaaactttgaagcaGAAGAGATTAGAAGATTATTCAACGTAGATTCCATTAACAGAAATCGACTGCCACTTTATAGCTACCTAACAGACAGCATAATGCTAGCTACCCCACAG GTCTTGCAAGAATGTGGTATAACAAGCACATTTTTTATAGGAAGTGAAGTTCCGAGTGGGTTTAAGCATGGCACTAACGAGCAtcaaatctctttttttttgccAACACCATCTCATCCAGATGAAAAGATCCATCAGTTCAGCTTATGCATTGTTTTCTCTGTAGCTAGTGACCAAATGTTGGAGCTTCTACCAAGTGTCCACATTTTCAATGAGACCAAAATGATCATGCAGAGATATCGCTCAAGTTTCATTGGAATTCCTGAGACTAACGATAACACAATGTTGTGGTTGATTCATTGGCCAGTAACGGACTGTCAGTTTGAAGGTGGTGACCTTGTGAGTTGCATGGTAGTGCCTATTCATCTCAGCATAAGAAAATTTGGCGTTACTTATGAATCAGAACACAACATTAGATATGAATATGGCTTTTCGCACTTATCTACAG GAGATGAAGTTTCCACAAGAAATATCAAGATGGACCTAACTAAACACTTGCCCAGTTTGGAATCTTATGGAAATGTTAAAGTGCAACTTTGCAGTTATATAGAAGAATCAAAAGTGGTAGCTTCCCCACAG GTATTATATGATTACGGTATAATTACAACATTTGATCCGTTGCCATTTGATTACCATGGTCATTACTTTGGCCATCAAGCTGGCAAGACTGAGGTTTCAATATCAGTGCCCCAAAATCTAGTCGAAAGATAA